From one Lolium rigidum isolate FL_2022 chromosome 4, APGP_CSIRO_Lrig_0.1, whole genome shotgun sequence genomic stretch:
- the LOC124646924 gene encoding protein G1-like7, producing MDPSGTGAGPPSSSAGTGDAPHPPPPPQGPPPQQLSRYESQKRRDWNTFLQYLRNHRPPLTLARCSGAHVIEFLKYLDQFGKTKVHAAGCAHYGQPSPPAPCPCPLRQAWGSLDALIGRLRAAYEESGNAPESNPFAARAVRIYLREVRDSQAKARGIPYEKKKRKRTQPTPIPAGGAAGEGTSSAAGRDGGEPTHGGGTVTLAAAPATTGAPVGGSSVTAAAAQGTSSR from the coding sequence ATGGATCCCTCGGGCACCGGCGCCGGTCCACCGTCCTCGTCGGCGGGCACCGGCGACGCCCCGCATCCGCCACCGCCACCCCAAGGCCCTCCGCCGCAGCAGCTGAGCAGGTACGAGTCGCAGAAGCGGCGGGACTGGAACACGTTCCTGCAGTACCTGCGCAACCACCGGCCCCCGCTGACGCTGGCGCGCTGCAGCGGCGCGCACGTCATCGAGTTCCTCAAGTACCTGGACCAGTTCGGCAAGACCAAGGTGCACGCCGCCGGCTGCGCGCACTACGGCCAGCCCAGCCCGCCCGCGCCCTGCCCGTGCCCGCTCCGCCAGGCCTGGGGCTCCCTCGACGCGCTCATCGGCCGCCTCCGCGCCGCCTACGAGGAGTCCGGCAACGCGCCCGAGTCCAACCCCTTCGCCGCGCGCGCCGTCAGGATCTACCTCCGCGAGGTCCGCGACTCGCAGGCCAAGGCGCGCGGGATACCCTACGAGAAGAAGAAGCGCAAGCGCACACAGCCCACGCCGATCCCGGCGGGAGGAGCCGCTGGCGAGGGCACGAGCTCAGCTGCTGGCCGCGATGGAGGAGAGCCAACTCATGGCGGTGGAACCGTAACCCTGGCGGCTGCACCAGCTACCACCGGTGCCCCGGTGGGTGGGAGTAGCGTTACTGCTGCTGCTGCACAAGGCACCTCCTCCCGATGA